The Antarcticibacterium sp. 1MA-6-2 genome has a window encoding:
- a CDS encoding PQQ-dependent sugar dehydrogenase: MVTTSNEQYFNDDSLSRISAVILPNSSINQLGHRSIPALKRYMEAGGSGIITLPDTLLQKKGWPWLQTLTEQKEGAELSIDQGRLLKLEKNYSAEDIEKGLVYVIGGNKQADYSRATTLNVPDSTRYTRTVLAQGLDEPLQMALLPGNDVLFIERKGGVKMFESKTGDLKTIANLDVFTGIEDGLLGVAADPNFAENHWLYVYYSVAKGKQVNRLSRFELLDDQLDQSSEKILLEIPTQRIYCCHSAGYLAFDSQGNLYLSTGDNTNAEDPLVEGYPPVDERPGHELADDQATAASTDNLKGKILRITPEDDGTYSIPDGNLFPKDGSKGRPEIYIMGLRNPFRFTVDEKNNNLYWGDVGPDTKVKSDYGEPMSFDEINQARGPGFYGWPYFLGNNQAFPHYDYETKLEGPKKDPANPINDSPNNTGERILPPAQGAMIWYGKGNSKEFPLVGNGGASAMA; the protein is encoded by the coding sequence GTGGTTACAACCAGCAATGAGCAGTACTTCAATGATGATTCCCTCTCCCGGATAAGCGCCGTTATTCTACCAAATTCTTCTATCAATCAATTGGGTCATCGATCCATACCAGCTTTAAAACGCTATATGGAAGCCGGGGGAAGTGGGATCATCACCCTGCCAGATACGCTACTGCAGAAAAAAGGATGGCCGTGGCTTCAAACTCTAACTGAGCAAAAGGAAGGTGCCGAGTTGTCAATAGATCAGGGAAGGCTACTTAAACTGGAAAAGAATTATAGTGCAGAAGATATAGAAAAAGGACTGGTGTATGTAATAGGAGGAAATAAGCAGGCCGATTACTCCAGGGCTACGACTTTGAATGTCCCGGACAGCACCCGGTATACACGCACAGTATTGGCCCAGGGGCTGGATGAACCATTGCAAATGGCCTTGTTACCTGGTAATGATGTCCTGTTCATAGAACGTAAGGGAGGTGTTAAGATGTTTGAAAGTAAGACCGGGGATCTAAAGACCATTGCAAATCTGGATGTTTTTACCGGAATTGAAGATGGATTACTTGGAGTTGCTGCCGATCCTAATTTTGCGGAAAATCACTGGCTGTATGTGTACTATTCTGTAGCAAAGGGAAAGCAGGTAAACCGACTGTCACGATTTGAACTACTTGATGATCAACTTGATCAGTCATCGGAAAAGATATTACTGGAAATCCCCACCCAAAGAATTTATTGCTGTCATTCGGCTGGCTATCTGGCTTTTGATTCACAAGGGAACCTGTATCTTTCTACAGGAGACAACACCAATGCCGAAGATCCTTTGGTGGAAGGCTACCCTCCTGTTGATGAGCGTCCCGGCCACGAACTGGCAGATGATCAAGCTACGGCAGCCAGTACAGATAACCTGAAGGGGAAAATACTACGTATTACCCCGGAAGATGATGGAACTTATTCCATTCCTGATGGAAATCTATTCCCAAAAGATGGTTCTAAAGGTCGGCCCGAAATTTATATCATGGGATTGCGTAATCCTTTCCGTTTTACTGTGGATGAGAAGAACAACAATTTATACTGGGGCGATGTAGGTCCTGATACCAAAGTAAAAAGTGACTATGGAGAGCCTATGAGTTTTGACGAAATTAATCAGGCACGAGGTCCTGGATTTTACGGCTGGCCGTATTTTCTTGGAAACAATCAGGCTTTTCCCCATTATGATTATGAGACAAAGTTAGAAGGACCCAAAAAAGATCCCGCTAATCCAATAAATGATTCTCCTAATAACACGGGAGAACGGATATTGCCCCCTGCCCAGGGTGCTATGATATGGTATGGAAAAGGGAATTCAAAAGAATTTCCTTTGGTGGGAAATGGCGGAGCTAGTGCCATGGCTTAG
- a CDS encoding twin-arginine translocation signal domain-containing protein yields the protein MKNTTNYNRRNFIKTTAIAGAGLSFMPLGSTSFPEGFLSPSGKRIGIIGLDTSHSQVFTEAINNGGLEMAGYKVVAAYPHGSKDIPSALEMKPKIIEAVKANGVEIVASIEELLTRVDVVLLESNDGRTHYEQALLSAACGKKNVHR from the coding sequence TTGAAGAATACAACAAATTACAATCGCAGGAATTTTATAAAAACAACCGCTATCGCTGGCGCCGGATTAAGTTTTATGCCTTTAGGCTCCACTTCGTTTCCAGAAGGTTTTTTATCACCTTCTGGAAAAAGGATTGGAATTATTGGTCTTGACACTTCCCATAGTCAGGTCTTTACTGAAGCGATCAATAATGGAGGCCTGGAAATGGCAGGCTATAAAGTAGTTGCTGCCTATCCCCATGGAAGCAAGGATATACCTTCCGCTCTTGAGATGAAGCCGAAAATCATAGAAGCTGTTAAAGCAAACGGAGTAGAAATAGTTGCCTCTATTGAAGAACTTCTTACCAGGGTGGATGTTGTGCTGCTGGAAAGTAACGATGGAAGAACCCACTATGAACAGGCATTACTTAGTGCTGCGTGCGGGAAAAAGAATGTTCATAGATAA
- a CDS encoding RagB/SusD family nutrient uptake outer membrane protein, translating into MNKYSLVILTFITMIVISSCSKDFLERDPNGVLTEDQYVISPDAALKLVTSSYQPMLDGWGYTVNKIAVGEEVVDNANGGGSDPGDRPQTFEVGTGRPLPSNALLFETWNNRYRGIGKCNVALDAFERNGERFVENGLSEEELARFISEVKFLRAWYYFDLITVFKEVPLVLTVESPDTRKEKATIQQLRDQLYKDLDDAINEQAFPRLQAIPVATEKGRATKDAAYGLKARAALFFAGIMEQGRMEGDAMAEYSIAVNASQEIIENGNLNLLPDFQDLYRGDYTVGPFSTEVIFGVLRNYDPAFGLGGDAAAIMNVGRNNVGGYGGNTPTKDLAAAYNPADPRKMFTIISHNDIFPTSSGGEEVHNYRGYYNEFSLQHSRKAFVPQQYRQQNNLLMSNWQPYWMRYSEILLIYAESLFKTGGSTAEVLESVNQVRRRAFVTTSKTDEAAIYRLFEEGLLDIDDATFEANYAIKASDDIYEAIKKERRLELALEGLRLYDLIRWGDYASTMKAYYEEYGFADQGVNAGENSWPFPIPQIEIDRSNGALVQHPNY; encoded by the coding sequence ATGAACAAATATTCACTAGTGATATTGACCTTCATTACTATGATAGTGATATCATCGTGTTCTAAGGATTTTCTTGAGAGGGATCCCAATGGAGTATTAACTGAAGATCAGTACGTAATAAGCCCTGATGCAGCCTTGAAACTGGTTACCAGCTCTTATCAGCCTATGCTGGATGGTTGGGGATATACGGTAAACAAAATTGCTGTAGGAGAAGAAGTGGTGGACAATGCCAATGGAGGTGGTTCTGATCCTGGAGACAGACCACAAACCTTTGAAGTGGGAACAGGAAGGCCATTGCCATCCAATGCGTTACTTTTCGAAACCTGGAATAATAGATATCGGGGAATAGGAAAATGCAATGTAGCCCTGGATGCCTTTGAACGCAATGGAGAAAGGTTTGTAGAGAATGGTCTATCGGAAGAAGAACTGGCTCGCTTTATTTCAGAAGTGAAGTTCCTAAGGGCGTGGTATTATTTTGATCTGATTACTGTTTTTAAGGAAGTTCCTTTAGTTCTTACGGTGGAATCTCCTGATACCCGTAAAGAAAAAGCAACTATTCAGCAACTTAGGGACCAGCTTTACAAGGACCTGGATGATGCTATTAATGAACAGGCATTTCCCCGACTCCAGGCAATCCCGGTGGCTACTGAAAAAGGAAGAGCAACTAAAGATGCGGCATACGGTCTAAAGGCCCGGGCAGCTCTGTTTTTTGCCGGAATAATGGAACAGGGACGGATGGAAGGTGATGCTATGGCAGAATATTCAATCGCCGTTAATGCTTCACAAGAAATCATTGAAAACGGAAATCTAAATTTACTGCCTGATTTTCAGGATTTGTATCGTGGTGATTATACTGTTGGCCCATTTTCAACAGAAGTAATTTTTGGGGTTTTGCGAAATTATGATCCTGCTTTTGGCCTTGGAGGTGACGCTGCCGCTATTATGAATGTGGGGCGTAATAATGTAGGAGGATATGGTGGTAATACTCCTACCAAAGATTTGGCAGCAGCTTATAATCCTGCAGATCCACGAAAAATGTTTACCATAATAAGCCATAACGATATTTTCCCTACCTCCTCAGGAGGCGAGGAAGTGCATAATTATAGAGGCTATTATAACGAATTTTCCCTGCAGCATAGTCGTAAGGCTTTTGTTCCCCAGCAATACCGTCAACAGAACAATTTACTGATGAGTAACTGGCAACCTTATTGGATGAGATATTCGGAAATCTTACTGATTTATGCCGAATCTTTGTTCAAAACAGGAGGGAGTACCGCAGAAGTATTGGAAAGTGTAAACCAGGTGAGAAGAAGAGCTTTTGTAACTACTTCCAAAACGGATGAAGCAGCCATTTATAGATTGTTTGAAGAAGGCTTATTAGATATTGATGACGCTACCTTTGAAGCAAATTATGCTATTAAAGCCTCAGATGATATATATGAAGCGATAAAAAAAGAGCGTAGACTAGAATTGGCTCTTGAGGGATTGAGGTTATATGACCTCATTAGATGGGGAGATTACGCTTCCACGATGAAGGCCTACTATGAAGAATACGGTTTTGCAGATCAAGGGGTAAACGCTGGTGAAAACAGCTGGCCTTTTCCAATTCCCCAGATAGAAATAGATAGATCTAACGGCGCTTTAGTTCAACATCCGAATTATTGA
- a CDS encoding SusC/RagA family TonB-linked outer membrane protein, translating into MNKLLLTLFFSIPLLINPQQITFTVKNPTLQVIVKEVESQTDFKFAYGSEIKLTTPLLGTFRFERRDIDEVLNEISRRTPYELKLIGNNIAIALDSPVKVKQSGKHLSAAQFSVEGVVTDSNGMPLPGVTVQEEGTNNGVVTDFDGNFIIEVNSTESILVFSYIGMKVARRTVGDSRMFTIQLEEDSEALEEVVVVGYGTQLRREVTGSVSQVGGEDMENMPIRSAAEALQGQSAGVTVTSTGGSPGTPPAVRIRGVGTVNNNDPLYVVDGLPQSDIGWLNPNDIASMDILKDASSTSIYGARAANGVIMITTKGSSEGVESNLITFDSYTGFQNPIKTYDMMNAAQFMEYKNLANVNAGLDPFFSQDQQAAVLQFLRTNTGSEEGTNWWKEIENENAMVQNYNLSFSGGAKNLRYRSSLSYMDQEGIIKGSDYERLSWRTNFNHKPKDWLNISGNISIVNEERGNVLENSPGFNTAFIAFVADPISPVYRTNLTDIPEFMNDSFFLDRIDPNNPWSLYSPVLFSNKHNPVAQTAIYNENKWEGIGIKGGGAIDIQFAEWLKWRTNIGIDLSRGASDSFTPEYFLDGDQFSSNAVVGKSISKNNYYQIENTLSFDKQFGIHKISALVGTSAEEWQGESTGASREGFVSNDPSQRIISGGSINPQASGTKWGSTLHSYFSRLFYSYDERYMLTANFRYDGSSNFGPDNKWGAFPSLSVGWNFSEESFMQDASWLSFGKLRASWGEIGNQNISRGAYLSTYSGNMGYFLFGSSYVPQLMGGVNYIGNQDIRWEETKQVDIGLDLSFFRNRLSVVLDYYQKNTEGMLLSVPIPSYLGYPNSPWSNAGEIRNRGFESEITYRD; encoded by the coding sequence ATGAACAAATTACTCTTAACACTGTTTTTTTCCATCCCCTTGTTGATAAATCCTCAACAAATCACTTTTACAGTAAAAAATCCAACACTTCAGGTAATTGTAAAGGAAGTGGAATCACAAACCGATTTTAAATTTGCCTATGGGAGTGAGATCAAACTTACCACCCCATTATTAGGCACATTTAGATTTGAAAGAAGAGATATAGATGAAGTTTTAAATGAAATTTCAAGAAGAACTCCATATGAATTAAAGCTGATTGGTAATAATATAGCTATAGCATTAGATTCTCCTGTTAAAGTTAAGCAATCTGGGAAACACCTGTCCGCTGCTCAATTCAGTGTAGAGGGAGTTGTGACAGATTCTAACGGAATGCCTCTCCCGGGGGTCACTGTTCAGGAAGAAGGGACCAATAATGGGGTTGTAACTGATTTTGACGGAAACTTCATTATTGAAGTAAACTCCACAGAATCTATTTTGGTATTTTCTTATATAGGAATGAAAGTAGCACGAAGGACGGTAGGTGATAGCCGTATGTTCACGATTCAACTGGAAGAAGATTCTGAAGCTTTGGAAGAGGTAGTTGTAGTTGGCTATGGAACCCAATTGAGGCGTGAAGTAACTGGATCTGTTAGTCAGGTAGGTGGGGAGGATATGGAAAATATGCCTATTCGAAGTGCAGCCGAAGCTTTGCAAGGTCAATCCGCAGGAGTGACAGTTACCTCCACGGGAGGAAGCCCTGGAACACCTCCCGCAGTTCGAATCAGAGGAGTTGGAACCGTGAATAATAACGACCCTCTTTATGTGGTTGATGGGTTGCCTCAATCTGATATTGGCTGGCTGAATCCAAATGATATAGCTTCCATGGATATATTAAAGGATGCATCTTCTACCTCCATTTATGGAGCAAGGGCAGCCAATGGAGTGATTATGATAACTACTAAAGGTTCTTCAGAAGGAGTGGAAAGCAACCTGATAACCTTTGATAGTTATACAGGATTCCAAAATCCCATAAAAACCTATGATATGATGAACGCTGCCCAGTTTATGGAATACAAGAACCTGGCCAACGTGAATGCTGGTTTAGATCCGTTTTTTTCCCAGGATCAACAGGCTGCGGTTCTTCAGTTTTTAAGAACGAACACCGGATCTGAAGAAGGAACTAACTGGTGGAAGGAAATTGAAAATGAAAATGCAATGGTTCAAAACTACAACCTTTCTTTCTCCGGGGGTGCAAAGAATTTAAGGTACAGGAGCAGCTTGAGTTATATGGATCAGGAGGGGATCATTAAAGGCTCGGATTATGAACGCTTATCGTGGAGAACGAATTTCAACCACAAACCAAAGGACTGGTTAAATATATCAGGAAATATCTCGATTGTTAACGAAGAGCGAGGAAATGTATTAGAGAATAGTCCCGGTTTCAATACTGCTTTCATCGCTTTTGTAGCTGATCCAATTTCTCCCGTCTACAGGACAAATTTGACGGATATTCCCGAGTTTATGAATGACTCTTTTTTTCTTGACAGAATAGATCCAAACAACCCCTGGTCCTTATACAGTCCTGTGTTGTTTTCCAATAAACACAATCCAGTGGCACAAACTGCTATTTACAATGAGAACAAATGGGAAGGAATTGGTATAAAAGGAGGGGGAGCCATAGATATTCAATTTGCTGAGTGGTTAAAATGGCGTACAAATATTGGTATTGATTTATCGAGAGGAGCTTCGGATTCGTTTACTCCTGAATATTTTCTTGATGGAGATCAATTCAGCTCAAATGCCGTCGTAGGGAAAAGTATAAGTAAAAACAATTATTACCAGATAGAAAATACATTATCCTTTGATAAGCAATTCGGTATTCATAAAATTTCTGCGCTAGTAGGAACATCAGCAGAGGAATGGCAGGGAGAATCTACTGGAGCATCGCGTGAGGGATTTGTTTCCAATGATCCCAGTCAACGAATAATTAGTGGAGGTAGTATTAATCCACAAGCTTCAGGTACAAAATGGGGCAGCACTCTTCATTCCTATTTTAGTAGGTTGTTCTACTCCTATGATGAACGCTATATGTTGACTGCTAATTTTAGGTATGACGGTTCTTCCAATTTTGGGCCTGACAATAAATGGGGTGCTTTCCCTTCCTTGTCTGTAGGATGGAATTTTTCAGAAGAATCTTTTATGCAAGATGCCTCCTGGCTAAGCTTTGGAAAGTTAAGAGCCAGTTGGGGAGAAATAGGTAATCAAAATATAAGCAGAGGGGCTTACCTGAGTACCTATTCTGGTAATATGGGGTACTTTCTCTTTGGAAGCTCTTATGTGCCACAACTTATGGGAGGAGTTAATTATATAGGTAACCAGGATATCCGTTGGGAAGAAACAAAACAAGTTGATATAGGGCTGGATTTATCTTTTTTCAGGAATCGTTTAAGTGTGGTATTGGATTATTACCAAAAAAACACAGAAGGAATGTTACTAAGTGTTCCCATTCCGTCGTATTTAGGTTATCCCAATAGCCCCTGGTCCAATGCTGGGGAAATTCGCAACAGAGGTTTTGAATCAGAAATAACCTATCGGGATTAG
- a CDS encoding FecR family protein, with protein sequence MKNGEYNNEDKFSRAWDTPVEPLAREHIDDSWKRFHSVLKSREKRSSPNYFRAGLAAAAVVLLFTSYLFIEFSNSQIRVQNFSQVDKEVNLPDGTLVMLKQGSELHYEKNFKNSRNVDLKGEAFFDVKEDSLAQFRVTTEHITTIALGTSFLITESPNKVQTTVSLFTGRLLITAKDLRGKWSLIEGESLVYENGKVVVGKLDSEISFKPGKSFVDLDYIPMGKLSNFLEKQYGYRFARNVYEPDLRVTMRINKEDSLEQILNLLSVITHKNYEINKETKEIKVITN encoded by the coding sequence GTGAAGAACGGCGAATATAATAATGAGGATAAATTCTCAAGAGCTTGGGATACTCCTGTTGAACCCTTAGCCCGGGAACATATTGATGATTCATGGAAAAGGTTTCATTCTGTATTGAAAAGCAGGGAGAAACGATCTTCTCCTAATTATTTTAGAGCTGGATTGGCTGCAGCAGCTGTAGTTCTGCTTTTTACCAGCTATTTATTCATAGAGTTTTCTAATTCACAAATAAGGGTTCAAAACTTTTCACAGGTTGATAAGGAAGTGAATTTACCCGATGGCACTCTGGTAATGCTAAAACAGGGTTCTGAACTTCATTATGAGAAGAATTTTAAAAACTCCCGAAATGTAGACCTAAAAGGAGAGGCTTTCTTTGATGTAAAAGAAGACTCGCTAGCGCAATTCAGGGTTACGACAGAGCATATAACAACAATAGCTCTCGGGACTTCTTTTTTAATAACCGAGAGTCCAAATAAGGTTCAAACTACGGTATCCTTATTTACAGGAAGACTTCTTATTACCGCAAAAGATCTTCGAGGAAAATGGTCGCTCATCGAAGGGGAGAGTCTTGTTTATGAAAACGGAAAAGTTGTGGTGGGCAAACTTGATTCTGAAATCTCCTTTAAGCCCGGGAAGTCCTTTGTAGACCTCGATTATATTCCTATGGGCAAACTCTCTAATTTTCTTGAAAAGCAATATGGGTACCGTTTTGCAAGAAATGTTTATGAACCGGATTTGAGGGTAACAATGCGAATAAACAAGGAAGATTCCCTGGAACAAATACTAAATCTATTGTCTGTAATAACACACAAAAATTATGAAATAAACAAAGAAACGAAGGAAATAAAAGTCATAACGAATTAA
- a CDS encoding RNA polymerase sigma factor, translated as MDTFLVKSLKRGDVSALEKIYKNYYSKIFSYAKRFGLQTLEPDDFVQQTFLLVWEKKDQLEEEVLLDKQLFVICKNLIINHLKREARDLSHFECESVEEEKDVPGDNNNRARLFSIIQRLPKKRKEIFLLHKIENLTYSEIAEYLSISKRTIANHIYQAQQQIQKEIKKSQF; from the coding sequence GTGGATACTTTTTTAGTAAAATCTTTAAAAAGGGGAGATGTTAGTGCCCTGGAAAAGATATATAAGAACTATTATTCCAAAATATTTTCTTATGCGAAAAGGTTCGGCTTACAAACCCTGGAGCCGGATGATTTTGTCCAACAAACTTTTCTATTAGTATGGGAGAAAAAAGATCAGTTGGAGGAGGAAGTATTACTTGACAAACAACTTTTTGTTATTTGTAAAAATCTAATTATAAACCATCTAAAGCGTGAGGCGCGGGATTTATCTCATTTTGAGTGCGAGAGCGTGGAAGAGGAAAAGGATGTCCCAGGGGACAATAATAATCGGGCGAGATTATTTTCTATTATTCAGAGGCTGCCCAAAAAGAGAAAAGAAATATTTTTACTTCACAAAATTGAAAACCTAACCTATTCAGAGATAGCGGAATATCTCTCCATTTCTAAAAGAACGATAGCCAACCATATCTATCAGGCACAACAGCAAATTCAAAAAGAAATAAAAAAATCACAATTTTAA
- a CDS encoding HEPN domain-containing protein, translating into MSELFICSTRYLRIKEKNFDIDFGFSKFSDKDTFLKKVFESKNSVYHFGINHLPPLENTPYFYNAIDENETPEVRIRNSEKFLEYFQTIISNLWFIKDCSCNTREYLDISNKTNNFFNRSRTIFFSNSEGLYKDGIFTIQEILQSIEITEKIIELQNNDLPDETISNKPNQNLGNITPGDINYLLYHSTNRIQRAIMFLTVARSNSFLPLKISFYIGILETLFTTDNSEVTHKVSERVSFYLKDDFEKLKTFKTIKECYAIRSKFVHGQKLHKKYSNDKLKQTSSQLDNIVRVLLKKVIEEDSEVFSEKSDLDIFFNKLIFT; encoded by the coding sequence ATGAGTGAATTATTCATTTGTTCTACACGATATCTTAGAATTAAAGAAAAAAATTTTGATATTGATTTTGGATTTTCAAAATTCTCCGATAAAGACACTTTTCTAAAAAAAGTTTTTGAAAGTAAAAATTCTGTCTACCACTTTGGAATAAATCATTTACCACCACTAGAAAACACTCCGTACTTTTATAACGCTATTGATGAAAATGAAACGCCTGAGGTTAGAATTAGAAATTCTGAAAAATTCTTGGAATATTTTCAGACGATAATATCTAATCTTTGGTTTATAAAGGATTGTAGTTGTAACACCAGAGAATATCTTGATATTTCGAATAAGACGAATAATTTTTTTAATCGTTCAAGAACAATCTTTTTTAGTAATTCAGAAGGCCTGTACAAAGATGGAATATTTACTATTCAGGAGATTTTACAATCAATCGAGATAACAGAAAAAATAATTGAGTTACAGAATAATGATTTACCTGATGAAACTATTTCTAATAAACCAAATCAAAACCTCGGAAATATAACACCTGGGGATATTAATTATTTATTATATCATAGTACTAATCGCATACAAAGGGCTATTATGTTCTTAACAGTAGCCAGATCAAATTCCTTTTTACCTCTTAAAATCTCATTTTACATTGGCATTTTAGAAACCTTATTTACAACTGATAATTCAGAAGTTACCCATAAAGTATCTGAAAGAGTTTCCTTTTACTTAAAAGATGATTTTGAAAAACTTAAAACGTTTAAAACAATAAAAGAGTGTTATGCAATAAGATCAAAATTTGTCCATGGTCAAAAATTACATAAGAAATATTCGAACGATAAACTCAAGCAGACTTCTTCCCAGCTTGATAATATTGTACGAGTACTTCTTAAAAAAGTAATTGAGGAAGATTCTGAAGTTTTTTCGGAAAAATCGGATTTAGATATATTTTTTAATAAGCTTATTTTTACATGA
- a CDS encoding site-specific integrase: MINVRIVLRKKRLSNGEFPVCLRVTKDRKTKYFKTLFNATEEEWNSTTGKFNKRNNNYLQNNRLLIKFQDRALEILGELKIESDDFTLDDFEKNYRVVTNPVQNNVFTFWNEIIEEMTQAGRMGNARINREAYKSILKFNRTKNLTFKNITPTFLNKYEVHMRARGGTDGGIGVPMRALRALYNFAIERNMVKEEYYPFKIYKISKLKGKGLKKALSMEQVKKIVSLDLEQHPWLTNSRNFFVFSFYTRGMNFADMMKLEWKQIDEDKIYYTRSKTKGTFIIKIVSPVQDILNFYKEQKRDTKYVFPILLHDNLTPSQVANRKHKVLQRYNLQLKEIAEICGINKTLSSYVARHSFANCMKQKGVATDIISESLGHQNMAVTQAYLKELDSSVLDDAVELLI, translated from the coding sequence ATGATAAACGTCAGGATAGTTTTACGGAAAAAAAGGCTCTCTAACGGGGAATTTCCGGTGTGCCTTAGGGTTACGAAAGACAGAAAAACAAAATATTTCAAAACTCTTTTTAACGCTACAGAAGAAGAGTGGAATTCCACTACAGGAAAGTTTAATAAACGAAATAATAATTACCTTCAGAACAATAGGCTTTTAATTAAATTCCAGGATCGAGCGTTAGAAATTCTTGGGGAATTAAAGATTGAAAGCGACGACTTTACTTTGGATGATTTTGAGAAGAATTATCGAGTGGTCACAAATCCGGTACAAAATAACGTTTTTACGTTCTGGAATGAGATTATAGAAGAAATGACCCAGGCAGGAAGAATGGGAAATGCCAGGATAAACCGCGAGGCCTATAAATCGATTTTAAAATTTAATAGAACAAAAAACCTGACATTTAAAAACATTACCCCAACTTTTCTAAACAAATATGAAGTTCATATGCGGGCAAGAGGCGGTACCGATGGCGGTATAGGAGTTCCTATGCGTGCCTTGAGAGCTCTCTATAATTTTGCCATTGAACGAAACATGGTTAAAGAGGAATATTATCCATTTAAAATCTATAAGATTTCGAAATTGAAAGGGAAAGGATTGAAAAAAGCATTGAGTATGGAGCAAGTGAAGAAAATAGTCTCACTTGACCTGGAGCAACATCCCTGGTTGACCAACAGCCGTAATTTCTTTGTCTTTAGCTTTTATACCCGAGGGATGAACTTTGCCGACATGATGAAACTGGAGTGGAAACAAATTGATGAAGACAAGATATATTATACCAGGTCCAAAACCAAAGGCACCTTCATTATTAAAATTGTTTCTCCAGTTCAAGACATCCTGAACTTCTATAAAGAACAGAAACGAGATACGAAGTATGTCTTTCCCATTCTCTTACACGATAACCTTACCCCCTCCCAGGTTGCAAACAGAAAACATAAAGTACTTCAAAGATATAATCTTCAATTGAAGGAAATTGCTGAAATCTGTGGGATTAATAAAACACTAAGTAGTTACGTAGCCAGGCACAGTTTCGCGAATTGTATGAAGCAAAAAGGCGTAGCAACTGATATCATCAGCGAATCTTTGGGACATCAAAATATGGCCGTTACCCAAGCTTATTTAAAGGAGCTTGATAGTTCCGTACTGGATGACGCCGTTGAACTTCTAATTTAA